A single genomic interval of Rosistilla ulvae harbors:
- a CDS encoding excinuclease ABC subunit UvrC: protein MSENSESANNAPESGAELGFEYAAAKVRTFPQTPGVYLMKDAAGRVIYIGKAKNLRSRAGSYFLKAAAEEQRTADWIGEIADIDFMDCDSEVDALLMESRLIKDIQPKNNKDLKDDKTFPYLMITTREEFPRIEVTREPRDRGVKLYGPFPSAGALRGAIQVLQRIFRFRTCSLDITEGDERWKWFRPCLLASIDQCTAPCNLRISKEDYRQDIRRLQTFLDGGSKKLLNELRGEMMEASKALQFEKAAKLRDEIRMLEKLDERGDLETHAQPEVFYVDPKKGLTGLRKVLSLKETPRVIEGVDIAHLSGGETVASLVQFIDGLPFKPGYRRFRIKDVKGIDDYRSIYEVVSRRFRSLSDNQEKFPDILLIDGGKGQLNSAMAAFRDQEITPPTVISLAKRDEEIFVPGESEPIRLSRNAFALRLLQYVRDESHRFAQHYHHILRSKSTLER, encoded by the coding sequence ATGAGCGAGAACTCAGAGTCTGCCAATAATGCTCCCGAATCGGGAGCCGAGCTCGGCTTTGAGTACGCGGCCGCCAAGGTCCGCACGTTTCCACAAACTCCCGGCGTCTATCTGATGAAAGATGCCGCCGGGCGGGTGATCTATATCGGCAAGGCGAAAAATCTTCGCAGCCGCGCCGGGAGCTACTTTCTGAAAGCGGCGGCCGAGGAGCAGCGGACGGCCGACTGGATCGGCGAGATCGCTGACATCGACTTCATGGACTGCGATTCCGAAGTCGACGCGCTGCTGATGGAATCGCGGCTGATCAAAGATATCCAGCCCAAGAACAACAAAGACCTTAAAGACGACAAGACCTTCCCGTATCTAATGATCACGACGCGGGAGGAGTTTCCGCGGATCGAGGTCACGCGGGAACCGCGCGATCGCGGCGTCAAACTCTATGGTCCCTTCCCCAGTGCCGGGGCGCTGCGTGGTGCGATCCAGGTGCTGCAGCGGATCTTTCGCTTCCGTACCTGTTCGCTGGACATCACCGAAGGGGACGAGCGATGGAAATGGTTCCGTCCCTGTCTGTTGGCCAGCATCGATCAATGCACCGCGCCGTGCAATCTGCGGATCAGCAAAGAGGACTACCGGCAAGACATCCGCCGTCTGCAAACCTTCCTCGACGGTGGCAGCAAGAAATTGCTGAACGAGCTGCGCGGCGAGATGATGGAAGCAAGCAAGGCGTTGCAATTTGAAAAGGCGGCGAAGCTGCGCGATGAAATTCGGATGCTCGAGAAACTCGATGAGCGTGGCGATCTGGAAACTCACGCCCAGCCGGAAGTCTTTTACGTCGATCCCAAGAAGGGGCTGACCGGACTGCGGAAAGTGCTTTCCCTGAAGGAGACGCCGCGAGTGATCGAAGGGGTCGACATCGCACACCTCAGCGGCGGCGAGACGGTCGCCAGCCTTGTCCAGTTCATCGATGGGCTGCCGTTTAAGCCGGGCTATCGACGCTTTCGGATCAAAGACGTCAAAGGGATCGACGACTACCGCAGCATCTATGAAGTGGTCTCGCGGCGCTTCCGCAGCCTCAGCGACAACCAGGAAAAGTTTCCCGACATCCTGCTGATCGATGGCGGCAAAGGGCAGCTGAACTCCGCCATGGCCGCCTTCCGCGATCAAGAGATCACGCCGCCGACGGTGATCTCATTGGCGAAGCGAGATGAAGAGATCTTCGTGCCGGGTGAATCCGAACCGATTCGGTTGAGTCGCAACGCGTTCGCGCTGCGGTTGCTGCAATACGTCCGCGACGAATCGCATCGCTTCGCCCAGCACTACCACCACATCCTGCGCAGCAAATCGACGCTGGAACGCTAG
- a CDS encoding divalent metal cation transporter encodes MSETEVAPPAESGNSVDKVHADREFLKQAAAEGRLLSAFVRLSGPGWLQSAITLGGGSLAGALFLGVLGGTSMIWLQLMAITMGVIMLSAISYVTLSTGRRPFEAINTEINPALGWGWLIATMMANMIWCMPQFSLCYDALDKNLMPLAGQSLGEDMGAKRTVSLILLFAAGFVVLLNTRRGAAAKLFDITLKALVGMVVICFFGVAILLGVKGELDFGAIFSGLIPNLNQWTQPTGDLAAMVASLSEQGQSFWTNRLVTEQRAVMIAAAATAVGINMTFLLPYSMLARGWDKPFRGLARFDLATGMAIPYILVTSCVVIAAASTFHGKIDDQLASNDLSVMEQSPMFDAVKGSLIARVDQQLGDAAAETSEADKLAMVAQLDVTEKKLASTLVKRNAFQLADTLAPLLGTSLSKLVFGLGVFGMGFSTIIILMLINGYAFREMFNRPDGTFPFVLGVVSAGLIGFSWMYFWAGGAKFWLAIFTSSFGMMLLPIAYITFFLMMNSRRILGDEKPTGGRMLLWNVLMIFSVLGALAAAGTAIYDKVTDKANPVAGQAILGLLVVYLILIAIGFFVRKNKSTSPGME; translated from the coding sequence ATGAGCGAAACCGAAGTTGCGCCGCCGGCCGAATCTGGAAACTCTGTCGACAAAGTCCATGCGGACCGCGAATTTTTGAAACAGGCCGCCGCCGAAGGCCGCCTGCTGTCGGCTTTCGTTCGACTTTCCGGCCCCGGTTGGTTGCAGAGTGCGATCACATTGGGAGGCGGTTCGCTGGCCGGAGCGCTCTTCTTGGGCGTGCTGGGCGGAACCAGCATGATCTGGCTGCAACTGATGGCGATCACGATGGGTGTGATCATGCTTTCGGCGATCAGCTACGTCACGCTGTCGACCGGACGCCGCCCGTTCGAAGCGATCAACACCGAGATCAACCCGGCGCTCGGCTGGGGTTGGTTGATCGCGACGATGATGGCCAACATGATCTGGTGTATGCCTCAGTTCAGCCTCTGCTACGACGCGTTGGATAAGAACCTGATGCCGCTGGCAGGCCAGTCGTTGGGTGAAGACATGGGAGCGAAGCGAACCGTTTCGTTGATCCTGTTGTTCGCCGCCGGATTTGTCGTGTTGCTGAACACGCGGCGCGGTGCCGCTGCAAAACTGTTCGACATCACGCTCAAAGCTCTCGTCGGAATGGTCGTGATCTGTTTCTTTGGCGTCGCGATTCTGTTGGGCGTCAAAGGGGAACTCGATTTCGGTGCCATCTTCTCCGGCTTGATTCCCAACTTGAACCAATGGACCCAGCCGACAGGCGATCTGGCAGCGATGGTCGCCAGTCTTTCGGAGCAAGGCCAGTCGTTCTGGACCAACCGTTTGGTCACCGAACAACGGGCGGTGATGATCGCCGCAGCTGCGACCGCGGTCGGCATCAACATGACCTTTCTGTTGCCTTATTCGATGCTCGCTCGCGGCTGGGACAAACCGTTCCGCGGCCTGGCTCGCTTCGACTTGGCGACCGGAATGGCGATCCCATACATCCTCGTCACCAGCTGCGTCGTGATCGCGGCGGCATCGACGTTCCACGGTAAGATCGACGACCAATTGGCTAGCAACGACCTGTCGGTGATGGAGCAGAGTCCGATGTTCGACGCGGTTAAAGGATCGTTGATCGCTCGCGTCGACCAACAGTTGGGCGACGCGGCGGCGGAAACATCCGAAGCTGACAAATTGGCGATGGTCGCTCAATTGGATGTCACCGAAAAGAAGCTCGCCTCGACGCTCGTCAAGCGCAACGCGTTCCAATTGGCCGACACACTGGCACCGCTGTTGGGCACATCGCTCTCAAAACTCGTCTTCGGTTTGGGCGTCTTCGGAATGGGATTCTCGACGATCATCATCCTGATGCTGATCAATGGATACGCCTTCCGCGAAATGTTTAATCGCCCCGACGGAACGTTTCCGTTTGTGCTGGGCGTTGTCTCGGCGGGGCTGATTGGTTTCTCGTGGATGTACTTCTGGGCAGGTGGCGCGAAGTTCTGGCTGGCGATTTTCACCTCCAGTTTCGGCATGATGTTGCTGCCGATCGCCTACATCACGTTCTTCTTGATGATGAACAGCCGCCGGATTCTGGGGGACGAAAAGCCGACCGGCGGACGGATGCTGCTTTGGAACGTATTGATGATCTTCTCGGTCTTGGGAGCTCTTGCGGCTGCCGGAACCGCGATCTACGACAAAGTGACCGACAAAGCCAATCCAGTTGCGGGACAAGCCATCTTGGGCCTGTTAGTCGTATACTTGATTTTGATTGCGATCGGTTTCTTTGTGCGTAAGAACAAGTCGACTAGCCCAGGAATGGAATGA
- a CDS encoding phospho-sugar mutase, which translates to MTQTAPTITVETALAQIATAHTAGKLTAGAVENLRAWLSEDRYAAYRNDILLHVEDEKWQKLDDVFWTIIPFGTGGRRGRMYDFGSNAINDRTIGESAQGLATYVKQQHQGSASGLSCAIAYDTRHKSRHFAELCAGIMVANGFKVYFLDDYRATPQLSFAVREKHCSCGIMVTASHNPPSDNAVKVYWSTGGQVLPPHDKAIIDRVMSTDAIEVVAFADALADGRVEICTEEIDKAFTDSVTACSFSGPRDAKILFTPLHGVGSAAVLPVLERVGFADVEVFQPHAEPSGDFPNVPGHVSNPENKQVFDAPIEQASKEGFDLVMATDPDCDRLGCAAPLTTEAGSPWATLTGNQIGALLTDYVLSSRKAEGSLCSDDYIVTTLVTTAMAGRIAEHYGCRCENNNLVGFKYIAGVMDREGADKFAFGFEESHGYLIGKYARDKDAAAACMLMSELVAKLKSEGKTIHQQMDSLSQTHGLHAEHLINVMMEGSEGMALMTKLMAKYRQDPPKEIGGMKVAQVRDYTAKTITAADGSTSPLDGPDGDLVILDLDQSGNYFAVRPSGTEPKVKFYVFTYLPPAESQDLPAAKAKLADRLAAMEVDVRAFAKTVS; encoded by the coding sequence ATGACACAAACAGCCCCCACGATCACGGTTGAAACGGCGCTTGCACAAATCGCAACAGCTCATACCGCGGGCAAATTGACCGCCGGTGCCGTCGAGAATCTCCGCGCGTGGCTCAGCGAAGACCGATATGCCGCTTATCGCAACGATATCCTGCTGCATGTCGAAGACGAAAAGTGGCAAAAGTTGGACGACGTCTTCTGGACGATCATCCCATTCGGGACCGGTGGCCGCCGCGGACGGATGTACGATTTTGGTTCCAACGCGATCAACGACCGCACGATCGGCGAGAGCGCTCAAGGGTTGGCGACTTATGTCAAGCAACAGCACCAGGGTTCAGCCAGCGGGCTGTCGTGCGCGATCGCTTACGACACGCGGCACAAATCGCGGCACTTCGCCGAATTGTGCGCCGGGATCATGGTCGCCAACGGCTTCAAGGTTTACTTCTTAGACGATTACCGCGCCACCCCGCAGCTCTCCTTCGCCGTCCGCGAAAAGCACTGCAGCTGTGGCATCATGGTCACCGCCAGCCACAATCCGCCAAGCGACAACGCGGTGAAGGTCTATTGGTCGACGGGCGGTCAAGTTCTGCCGCCGCACGACAAAGCGATCATCGATCGCGTGATGTCGACCGACGCGATCGAAGTCGTGGCGTTTGCCGACGCCCTGGCCGACGGCCGCGTCGAGATCTGCACCGAAGAGATCGACAAGGCGTTCACCGACAGCGTGACAGCGTGCAGTTTCAGTGGCCCGCGCGACGCGAAGATCTTGTTCACACCACTGCACGGCGTCGGATCGGCCGCCGTCCTCCCCGTGCTTGAACGCGTTGGATTCGCCGACGTCGAGGTCTTCCAACCGCACGCCGAACCGAGCGGCGACTTCCCCAACGTCCCCGGGCACGTCTCGAATCCGGAGAACAAACAAGTCTTCGACGCTCCGATCGAACAAGCGAGCAAAGAAGGCTTCGATCTCGTGATGGCGACCGATCCCGATTGCGATCGTTTGGGCTGTGCGGCACCGTTGACGACCGAAGCGGGCAGCCCTTGGGCGACATTGACCGGCAACCAGATCGGCGCGTTGCTGACCGATTATGTGCTCAGTAGCCGCAAGGCCGAAGGGAGCCTTTGCAGCGACGACTACATCGTCACGACGCTGGTCACCACCGCGATGGCCGGCCGGATCGCCGAACATTACGGCTGCCGCTGCGAGAACAACAACCTCGTCGGATTCAAATACATCGCCGGCGTGATGGATCGCGAAGGAGCCGACAAGTTCGCTTTCGGCTTCGAAGAATCGCACGGTTACCTGATCGGTAAATACGCCCGCGACAAAGACGCCGCGGCGGCCTGCATGTTGATGAGCGAATTGGTGGCGAAGCTGAAGAGCGAAGGAAAAACGATCCACCAGCAGATGGATTCGCTCTCGCAAACCCATGGCCTGCACGCCGAACATCTGATTAACGTGATGATGGAAGGTAGCGAGGGGATGGCGCTGATGACCAAGTTGATGGCTAAGTATCGCCAGGATCCCCCCAAGGAGATCGGCGGCATGAAGGTCGCTCAGGTCCGCGATTACACCGCCAAGACGATCACCGCAGCCGACGGTTCGACGTCGCCGTTGGACGGTCCCGACGGCGATCTGGTTATTTTGGACCTCGACCAGTCGGGGAACTACTTCGCCGTTCGCCCAAGCGGAACCGAGCCGAAGGTGAAATTCTACGTCTTTACCTATCTGCCACCTGCAGAGTCGCAAGACCTGCCAGCGGCCAAGGCTAAGCTGGCCGATCGCTTGGCGGCGATGGAAGTCGACGTCCGCGCGTTCGCCAAGACCGTGTCGTAG
- the glmM gene encoding phosphoglucosamine mutase: MSELIISVSGLRGIVGETLTPPVAARYLAAFCNQLTKPGPVVLSYDGRTSGPMLRDVAAAAIVACGRDVLDAGVAATPTVGVLVKQFKAAGAVQISASHNPPAYNGIKLFSAVGRVLDAASGAKVRELYLDDSISWKAADALGSCCDIDDPHASHLDAVLATVDVEAIRKRNFSVVLDSNHGSGSTLGRRLLEALGCQVIVLGDEPDGQFAHPPEPIVENLQGVCETIKSRGCEVGFCQDPDADRLALIDADGKFIGEEYTVAMCVQRAMMKQPGPIVINLATSSMSQQVAIDAGATPYRSAVGEANVADMMIANAAVYGGEGNGGPIDPAVGYVRDSFVGMAHVLELMATTGKSIAELAAELPRFEIYKAKAEIGREALPAAMDQIAAELPDAEVSRIDGLRLSWSDRWLLVRGSNTEPIVRFIAEAPTLEEAKALCDRAEQIVNACTG; this comes from the coding sequence ATGTCGGAACTGATTATTAGCGTCAGCGGATTGCGAGGGATTGTTGGGGAGACGCTGACTCCACCGGTGGCGGCCCGTTATTTGGCAGCGTTTTGCAACCAATTGACCAAACCGGGCCCCGTCGTCCTCTCTTACGACGGCCGGACCAGCGGACCGATGTTGCGCGATGTGGCCGCCGCGGCGATCGTCGCCTGTGGCCGCGATGTGTTGGACGCTGGCGTCGCCGCCACGCCGACCGTCGGAGTGCTGGTGAAACAATTTAAAGCGGCCGGAGCGGTTCAGATCTCCGCCTCGCATAATCCTCCCGCTTACAACGGCATCAAACTCTTCTCCGCCGTCGGCCGAGTGTTGGATGCTGCCAGCGGAGCCAAGGTCCGCGAGCTGTACCTGGACGATTCGATCTCGTGGAAGGCGGCCGACGCTTTGGGCAGCTGCTGCGATATCGACGATCCCCACGCATCGCACTTGGATGCGGTGTTGGCGACTGTCGATGTGGAAGCGATCCGCAAACGGAACTTTTCCGTCGTCTTGGACAGCAACCACGGATCGGGGAGCACGTTGGGGCGGCGGCTGCTCGAAGCGCTCGGCTGCCAAGTGATCGTGTTGGGTGACGAGCCCGACGGCCAGTTCGCACATCCTCCCGAACCGATCGTCGAAAATTTGCAAGGCGTTTGCGAGACGATCAAGAGCCGAGGCTGTGAGGTCGGCTTCTGCCAAGATCCCGATGCCGACCGACTGGCACTGATCGATGCCGATGGCAAGTTCATTGGCGAAGAGTACACAGTCGCGATGTGCGTTCAGCGGGCAATGATGAAACAGCCCGGCCCGATCGTGATCAATCTGGCAACCAGCAGCATGTCGCAGCAAGTCGCGATCGACGCCGGGGCGACTCCCTATCGCAGCGCCGTCGGCGAAGCGAACGTTGCCGACATGATGATCGCGAACGCTGCGGTCTACGGCGGCGAAGGGAACGGCGGGCCGATCGATCCAGCCGTCGGATATGTTCGCGACAGCTTCGTCGGCATGGCTCACGTCTTGGAGCTGATGGCGACGACCGGCAAATCGATCGCCGAACTGGCGGCGGAGCTGCCGCGGTTTGAGATCTACAAAGCGAAAGCGGAGATCGGCCGCGAAGCGTTGCCAGCGGCGATGGACCAGATCGCGGCGGAGCTGCCCGACGCAGAGGTCAGCCGGATCGATGGGCTACGATTATCGTGGTCCGACCGCTGGCTGTTGGTCCGCGGCAGCAATACCGAACCGATCGTCCGCTTCATCGCCGAAGCCCCCACGCTCGAAGAAGCCAAAGCTCTCTGCGACCGCGCTGAACAGATCGTCAACGCCTGCACTGGGTGA